A window from Citrus sinensis cultivar Valencia sweet orange chromosome 3, DVS_A1.0, whole genome shotgun sequence encodes these proteins:
- the LOC102621263 gene encoding polygalacturonase-like, translated as MAKLAVSCTLFIFFINTLFQSASAAYNVINFGAKPDGKSDATQAFLRAWSSACYSNSPATLHVPRGLFLVKSISFNGPCRHRIVFQIDGTIIAPSSYWSLGNSGFWILFYKVNRLSIHGGTIDATGAGYWACRKSGKSCPPPTRSISFVGASNIVVSGLTSINSRFFHIAIDECVNIMLRKLKINAPSWSPNTDGIHIQSSSGITISNSAIMTGDDCISVGPGTKNLWIERIACGPGHGISIGSLGAYAAEDGVKNVTVTDSIFTGTQNGVRIKTWARPSNGFARNIRFRNIIMTKVFNPIIIDQNYCPDNHCPHQTSGVTISGVTYRNIKGTSATPVAVNFGCSSSKPCTGIKLQVIRLTYFNKAATAYCKNARGSSSGVVVPGSCLG; from the exons ATGGCCAAGCTAGCAGTTTCATGCAcactcttcatcttcttcattaatACCCTCTTCCAATCAGCAAGTGCAGCCTATAATGTGATCAATTTTGGTGCAAAACCAGACGGAAAATCTGACGCCACACAGGCGTTCCTTCGGGCGTGGTCATCGGCATGCTACTCCAATAGTCCGGCCACGCTGCATGTTCCTCGGGGACTTTTCTTGGTAAAATCGATATCCTTTAATGGACCATGTAGGCACAGGATTGTGTTTCAGATTGATGGAACAATTATCGCTCCATCAAGTTATTGGTCTCTAGGCAATTCGggattttggattttgttttacaagGTCAATAGATTGAGTATACATGGAGGAACCATTGATGCAACAGGAGCTGGCTATTGGGCTTGCAGGAAATCTGGAAAAAGTTGCCCTCCTCCAACAAGG TCAATATCATTTGTGGGGGCTAGTAATATTGTTGTCAGCGGATTAACATCCATCAACAGCAGATTTTTTCATATAGCTATTGACGAATGCGTTAATATTATGCTTCGaaagttgaaaattaatgCCCCAAGCTGGAGTCCAAACACTGATGGCATCCACATCCAATCATCCTCAGGCATTACAATTAGCAACAGTGCCATTATGACTGGAGATGATTGCATCTCAGTCGGTCCTGGCACTAAAAACTTATGGATTGAACGCATTGCCTGTGGCCCTGGCCACGGAATCAG CATTGGCAGCCTTGGGGCCTATGCTGCTGAAGATGGTGTAAAAAATGTGACAGTAACAGATTCAATTTTCACTGGAACTCAAAATGGTGTACGGATCAAAACATGGGCGAGACCCAGCAATGGATTTGCAAGAAACATTAGATTTcgaaatattattatgacaAAGGTCTTTAATCCTATCATCATCGATCAAAATTATTGCCCTGACAATCATTGTCCTCATcag ACCTCTGGCGTGACAATCAGTGGAGTGACATACAGAAATATAAAAGGAACATCAGCAACACCAGTGGCAGTAAATTTTGGTTGCAGTTCAAGCAAGCCGTGCACAGGAATCAAATTACAGGTCATAAGGCTTACTTATTTCAATAAAGCAGCGACTGCATATTGTAAGAATGCAAGGGGTAGCAGCAGTGGAGTGGTGGTACCGGGGAGTTGTTTGGGATAG
- the LOC127900945 gene encoding MDIS1-interacting receptor like kinase 2-like, which translates to MASSTLIILILFLLLKFSENAASGYTKEAYALLKWKTSLQNQNYSLLSSWTLYPVDATNVSSYSEIKKIPCAWFGIDCNPAKRVISINLSTLGLKGTLHEFSFSSFPQLKYLNLMRNAFFGIIPPEIGRLYKLEYLDLFNNTFSGIIPPQIGNLSKLEILDLGGNQLSGVIPPEIGLVTQLKIFYVDTNQLHGSVPREVGQLSNLRELVLCQNNLSGWIPSSLGNLSNLALLILYKNSLCGSIPSTIGNLKSISEINLAHKKLSGSIPISLGNLSNLALLYLFANSLSSSIPPALGNLKSLLCLHFFNNQFSGSIPLSLCNLSNLAELYLSENSLSGSIPPFQGNVKSLLNLGFCMNHLSGAIPPSVGNFTNLKGLYLYSNSLSGSVPGEIGNLMQLTNLEIDNNQLFGQIPRSLRNLTCLNRVHLEQNHLTGNISEVFGIYPNLTFLDMGHNNFYGEIWSSWGKCQQLGTLNFSMNNITGSIPPEIGKLYQLHKLDFSLNQIVGEIPIELGNLRSLNYLVLNGNKLSGNLPRVLGLLSELEYLDLSTNKLSGSIPETLGNLLKVHYLNLSNNQLRKEFPVELEKLVQLSELDLSHNFLGGEIPPQICNLESLEKLNVSHNNLSGLIPSCFEGMHGLSCIDISYNELLGLIPNSTGFQYDPIQALRGNRGLCGDVEGFQSCKAFVSQKHVFENKWFLIIIPILGVFALLFFVIGIIFGRTKRTSKENKGSCENHRGLLSILTFEGKIVYEEIIRATKNFDAEQCIGIGGQASVYRGELPSGEVVAVKKFHSLLLSEISVQREFLNEIKALTEIRHRNIVKFYGFCSHPRHSFLVYECLERGSLAEILSNDGSIKEFSWIVRMNVIKSVANALSYMHHDCFPPIVHRDISSKNVLLSSEYETRVSDFGIAKFLKPGSSNWTEFAGTFGYVAPELAYTMKVTEKCDVYSFGVLALEVIKGKHPSDFISSLSSSSSNMNLSLNEILDPRLPLPSRNIQDKLISILEVALLCLEESPESRPTMQTVCQLLCK; encoded by the exons atggCATCATCAACCCTGATTATACTGATCCTATTTCTTCTGCtaaaattttcagaaaatgcTGCTTCTGGTTATACTAAAGAAGCATATGCTCTTCTCAAATGGAAAACAAGCCTTCAAAATCAGAACTACTCTTTGTTGTCCTCATGGACACTTTATCCTGTTGATGCAACCAATGTTTCTTCCTATTCAGAAATCAAAAAAATCCCGTGTGCTTGGTTTGGAATTGATTGCAATCCTGCAAAAAGAGTCATCAGTATTAACCTGAGCACTCTTGGTTTAAAAGGTACGCTCCATGAATTCTCATTCTCATCGTTTCCTCAACTTAAGTATCTTAATCTAATGCGCAATGCATTTTTTGGTATCATCCCACCTGAAATCGGTAGACTCTACAAGCTGGAGTATCttgatttattcaataatacaTTCTCTGGCATCATCCCACCTCAAATCGGTAACCTCTCTAAGCTTGAGATTCTTGATTTAGGAGGTAATCAATTGTCTGGTGTAATACCACCAGAAATCGGCCTCGTAACTCAGCTGAAGATCTTTTACGTTGATACGAATCAGCTACATGGCTCAGTTCCACGTGAAGTAGGACAGTTAAGCAATCTTAGAGAACTTGTTTTGTGCCAAAACAATTTGTCTGGTTGGATCCCTTCTTCTTTGGGTAACTTAAGCAACTTGGCTCTCTtgattctttataaaaattcacTTTGTGGCTCTATTCCATCAACTATaggaaatttaaaatctatctCAGAGATAAACTTGGCTCACAAAAAACTTAGTGGCTCAATTCCCATTTCTTTGGGTAACTTAAGCAACTTGGCTCTGTTATATCTTTTTGCCAACTCACTCTCCAGTTCTATTCCTCCAGCTTTAGGAAACTTGAAGTCTCTTCTCTGTCTGCATTTCTTCAACAATCAATTCAGTGGTTCAATCCCTCTTTCTTTGTGTAACTTGAGCAATTTAGCTGAATTGTACCTTTCTGAAAATTCACTTTCAGGTTCTATCCCTCCATTTCAAGGAAATGTCAAATCTCTCTTGAATTTAGGATTTTGCATGAATCATCTTAGCGGTGCTATCCCTCCTTCAGTTGGCAATTTCACCAATTTAAAAGGCTTATACCTGTACTCCAACAGTCTTTCTGGTTCTGTTCCCGGAGAAATAGGAAATCTCATGCAATTAACTAACCTAGAGATAGATAACAATCAgctttttggtcaaattccCAGAAGCCTCAGAAATTTAACATGCTTAAACAGAGTACATCTTGAACAAAACCATCTCACTGGAAACATATCTGAAGTTTTTGGCATATATCCGAACCTGACCTTTTTAGATATGGGCCATAACAATTTTTATGGCGAGATCTGGTCTAGCTGGGGTAAATGTCAACAACTAGGGACTTTAAACTTTTCAATGAATAACATCACTGGGAGCATACCTCCTGAGATTGGGAAGTTATACCAACTGCATAAActtgatttttctttgaatcaaATAGTTGGAGAGATTCCAATTGAACTTGGCAATTTAAGGTCCCTAAACTATCTTGTTTTAAATGGAAATAAACTTTCTGGAAACTTACCTCGAGTACTTGGCTTACTCAGCGAACTAGAGTATCTTGACTTGTCTACAAATAAGTTGAGCGGCTCTATCCCAGAAACTCTTGGAAACTTGTTGAAAGTGCACTACTTGAACTTGAGCAACAATCAGCTTCGAAAAGAATTTCCAGTTGAATTGGAGAAGTTGGTTCAACTTTCAGAGCTAGATTTGAGTCATAACTTCCTTGGAGGAGAGATACCGCCCCAAATCTGTAATCTGGAAAGCTTAGAGAAGCTTAATGTCTCGCACAATAACCTCTCAGGTTTAATTCCAAGTTGCTTTGAAGGAATGCATGGCTTGTCATGCATTGACATCTCATACAATGAGTTACTAGGTCTAATTCCTAACAGTACAGGATTCCAATATGATCCCATACAGGCATTACGAGGGAACAGAGGATTGTGCGGCGATGTTGAAGGCTTTCAGTCCTGCAAAGCCTTTGTATCTCAAAAACATGTCTTCGAAAACAAAtggtttttaattataattccTATTTTGGGAGTATTTGctcttttgttctttgtaaTTGGAATAATTTTTGGAAGAACGAAGAGGACTTcgaaagaaaacaaaggaaGTTGTGAGAACCATCGAGGACTGCTTTCAATATTAACTTTTGAAGGCAAAATTGTGTATGAAGAAATCATCAGAGCGACGAAAAATTTTGATGCTGAGCAATGCATTGGAATAGGTGGACAAGCAAGTGTTTACAGAGGTGAGCTACCATCTGGGGAGGTTGTAGCAGTCAAGAAATTTCACTCACTACTTCTAAGTGAAATTTCAGTCCAACGAGAATTCTTGAACGAAATCAAGGCATTAACAGAGATACGGCATCGAAATATTGTGAAATTTTATGGCTTCTGTTCACATCCCCGACACTCATTTTTAGTTTACGAATGTCTTGAAAGGGGCAGTTTGGCGGAGATTCTGAGCAATGACGGATCAATAAAAGAATTCAGCTGGATTGTAAGAATGAATGTGATAAAAAGTGTAGCTAATgctctatcttacatgcatcaTGATTGCTTCCCACCAATTGTCCATCGAGACATAtcaagcaagaatgtgttgcTGAGTTCAGAATATGAAACTCGTGTTTCAGATTTCGGAATCGCAAAATTTCTAAAGCCAGGCTCGTCCAATTGGACTGAATTTGCAGGCACATTTGGATATGTTGCTCCAG AGCTTGCTTACACGATGAAAGTTACTGAAAAATGCGATGTGTACAGCTTTGGAGTATTAGCATTGGAAGTGATCAAAGGGAAACATCcgagtgattttatttcctcactttcatcttcatcttccaaCATGAACCTATCActtaatgaaattttggacCCCCGGCTTCCATTACCATCACGAAACATTCAAGATAAGCTGATATCAATCTTGGAGGTTGCCCTTTTATGCTTGGAAGAGAGTCCAGAATCAAGACCGACAATGCAGACAGTGTGTCAACTATTATGCAAATGA